The genomic interval GCCTTTGTCGACTGCCGCGTCCAAGTCAATCACCATCGATATCAGCTTATCCAATCGAGTGAGCTCGAAGATTTTCATGATTGAACTAGGTATGGAATAGAGGACCAATCCCCCCTTTACCTGTTTCATCAGCTTCGCCTGTGTGCTGATCAAGACCGCCAAACCGGAAGAATCGATATGGGTCGTTTCGGAAAGATCCAAAAGAAGGACGGTGACTCCTTCGTCGATCTTATCCGTGAAAACATCCTTTAATTTTTTGGAGGAAAAGATGTTAATTTCTCCTTTTGCTTTTATGATGCTGATATTCGGTTTGAGACTTTGTTGTACATGTGAATTCGATACGATCTCTACTGAAAGTTCATCTTTCGAGTTGTTGGTTGTTGTCATTGTATGTTCCTAAAAGTTAATGTTTATTTTCATTTCGATTTTTTGCTCTTTCCCAAGCGACGGTTCTAATGGACGCTCCGTTTCTCGAAATAACAACTCGTATGTGACAGGGAACGTTAAGAGAGTCGCATTAAAAATATAGGTGAGCGCCAGGGAGAGGAGGAAAATTTGGTTGAGTTGTTTGTGCCTTTGAAATTCGTCGTTTTCCGATTCAAGCCAAAGAACGGATCCGTTTCCCTGTGGAATCAAGGTCGGTGCTCCGGAATTTGCTTTTTTTGCTTCTAAAAATTCATGGAAAGCGCCTGATACAAAGAAGGCCGTCAATCCCATGAGCGTGTATCCGGATTTTGTATGCCCTTGTTTTTTTAAATAATACCCTGGAATTAAATAGTCGATGAGCGTGACGGAGGTTTTGTTGTTTGAACTTTTATCTCCATCTTTTTTCGGATCTTCTCCTAGGACGCAAGTGAGAGTTTGGATCTCCTTTTTTAGAATTTCAATCGGAGCTTCGGAAAATTCTTTTTGCAGAAAAATGGATTCTCCGTTTATCCTTTCGATTTTGAAAAGAGAATCATGACTTTGTTCCGATACGATTCGAACGCGAATTCCTGTTTGTGATATTTGTTCTAAAATTTTGGCAGAAGGTTCTTCGATGGTAAGTTCCTTTAAATCTGGAAGAGGAATTCTTAGATAACGATTTGTTTCATCCATGTAATAGACGGTCTGCGAACTCAGCTTCAAAAGTTTTAAGCCGCATTTTTTTTCGGATTCGTTTTTCGGGCTAAAACATAGGCCGTTACCCGTTTCTTCGAAAAAGAGTTCTAGGATTTCCTTTTTTTCGATCTTTCTTTCGATTCCGTCGATGATAATTACGATATGATCGTTTTGCCCGTCACCATCCTTCCATTGGCCCGTTACGATTTCTCCGGTTTTTAAGACGACACGATGCGCCTCGATTTGCATCGTAAGAAAGAGGAAAAGAGCGACTAACGCGAAAATTCGATTCATTTGGATAACTCGATTGTGATCGGTGAGGTTAGATCGATCTTCTGTTGTTTTTTATTTTCGATCAGAGTGATGGATTGATCGTCTTCGAAGATCGCTTTCAGAAAAGAAGTTGTTTTGGAATCTTTTACGAATTTCAGTTTGGAATTTCGGACCGGTTTTTTCTCGAGAGAGATCGATTGGATCGTATAAGTCGGAAGGGTGATCGGAAAGTGTGTGGAAAACAATTTTGTCCGATCTCCGTCGATTAGGATCCTTTCTCCGTAAACCGGTGCGGCGTCCGCAATATGAACCGCGATGTAATTCCGAATTTCGGCGGCTTTCGCGGCTTCGTCCGCTTTTTTTAGAAAGGATTCGGAATTCGCGATGACTTCTTGTATCGGAGTTTTTAGGACTTCCTTAGAAGAATTCGGTTCTCTGGTTTGTTTCGATTCTTCTTCGCCGAGTTTCAATTTTTCCGCCGATGTTCGGATCGTTGCGGCTTCCGAAACGTCACCGAGGCGTTCTGCGTTCCTGTCCGAAATTCTCGCGATCTCGGAACCTGCGTTGTAGTAATGACCCAACATCAAAAGACGTCGGTTCGCTTTGATCGCGATCTCTTTGTCCGTATCGGAGAATGCAAGTTTAGCGTATTCCGTGATCGCTTCGTTTTGATTTCCCGTCTTTTCCAGAGAATACGCACGGAGGTATTTCATCTCAGCGGAACGAAGTTCCGTTTTGGCAATTTCTTCCAATACTTTCGCGTAATTTCCCTTTGCAAAGTAGGCTCGAATTTTCGCCTCCGGGCTTTCAGAATTCGCTTCGATTTCCTTTGCGTTTTCCTTGGATTTGAGAATCACTCCCGTCAAAATTTCCGCGTCGTTTGCAAAACTACTTCCCGGATTGTTTTCTAAGACCTTCTGTAAGTCTTTGATAGCCGCGTCGAATTCTCCCTGAGCCGCGAGACAGAAACCTTGGTGTAAAAGAATGAATCCGCTTTCCTCGCTCCCTTTGGGAAAGGAGGGAAGCGTTTCGGAATACGCGTTGTAGGCGTCCTTATAGGCTTGATTCCTTTCCAAACGAAAGGCACGTTCTAAAGCACGGATATTGGAAGAATTGAGTTCAAAGTGAATCGGCGGTTTCCCCGTAACAAAACGAACCGCATTGATCAAACCTGATCCGAAATTTTGCCAGAAACTCGTTTGAAAAGAAGGAAGCCCGTCACTTTCTATGAGAGAACTCTGAAGATTGTTGAGATTCATCTCCGCTCGGAGATTTTCTTTGTTGGAGAGAATACTCTCAAACTTGGATCTTAGGATTTCGCTCGAAAAAGAAAAGTTGAGCACTTTCCTTTTTTCTAATATTACTTTGAGTTCGAAGAGTTTGGTATCAAGAACGATCAAGCCGAAGCACAAGATAATAAAAAAGCCGATGACGGCGATAAACGCGCTCTTTTTCATATTAAGCGATCTCTAAGATTCCAAAAGTTACGTCGTCCGGAAAATGATTCGCGAAGGAATGAAGATCGGAACGTAAGCGAGACAACAATTCTTCCGAAGGAAGTTCGGCGTATTTCTGAAACGTTTCCACAAGGCGATCGTCCCCGAATTGTTCTTTGGTAGGACTTTCCGCGTCTAAGATCCCATCCGTGTAAATGAGAATCTTGTCCCCCGGTTCGGTTCTAATTTTAAGAACCTTGTAAGGATCGGGAATCCCGATTCCCAAAACGAATCCGGTCGAATTCAAGGTGAGAATCGTTTTCT from Leptospira stimsonii carries:
- a CDS encoding tetratricopeptide repeat protein; this translates as MKKSAFIAVIGFFIILCFGLIVLDTKLFELKVILEKRKVLNFSFSSEILRSKFESILSNKENLRAEMNLNNLQSSLIESDGLPSFQTSFWQNFGSGLINAVRFVTGKPPIHFELNSSNIRALERAFRLERNQAYKDAYNAYSETLPSFPKGSEESGFILLHQGFCLAAQGEFDAAIKDLQKVLENNPGSSFANDAEILTGVILKSKENAKEIEANSESPEAKIRAYFAKGNYAKVLEEIAKTELRSAEMKYLRAYSLEKTGNQNEAITEYAKLAFSDTDKEIAIKANRRLLMLGHYYNAGSEIARISDRNAERLGDVSEAATIRTSAEKLKLGEEESKQTREPNSSKEVLKTPIQEVIANSESFLKKADEAAKAAEIRNYIAVHIADAAPVYGERILIDGDRTKLFSTHFPITLPTYTIQSISLEKKPVRNSKLKFVKDSKTTSFLKAIFEDDQSITLIENKKQQKIDLTSPITIELSK
- a CDS encoding STAS domain-containing protein, whose translation is MTTTNNSKDELSVEIVSNSHVQQSLKPNISIIKAKGEINIFSSKKLKDVFTDKIDEGVTVLLLDLSETTHIDSSGLAVLISTQAKLMKQVKGGLVLYSIPSSIMKIFELTRLDKLISMVIDLDAAVDKGLSY
- a CDS encoding LB_137 family protein → MNRIFALVALFLFLTMQIEAHRVVLKTGEIVTGQWKDGDGQNDHIVIIIDGIERKIEKKEILELFFEETGNGLCFSPKNESEKKCGLKLLKLSSQTVYYMDETNRYLRIPLPDLKELTIEEPSAKILEQISQTGIRVRIVSEQSHDSLFKIERINGESIFLQKEFSEAPIEILKKEIQTLTCVLGEDPKKDGDKSSNNKTSVTLIDYLIPGYYLKKQGHTKSGYTLMGLTAFFVSGAFHEFLEAKKANSGAPTLIPQGNGSVLWLESENDEFQRHKQLNQIFLLSLALTYIFNATLLTFPVTYELLFRETERPLEPSLGKEQKIEMKININF